A single region of the Malus sylvestris chromosome 8, drMalSylv7.2, whole genome shotgun sequence genome encodes:
- the LOC126631451 gene encoding leucine-rich repeat extensin-like protein 3 translates to MGYPYYSPPPPSPPLPCPPPPPPPPPPVHPSKPYPPKASPPKPYPPKASPAKPSQPPGHPPKPYPPKASPPKPYPPKASPAKPSQPPGHPPKPYPPKAYPPKASPPKTSSQPPVVQTPKPYPPKSSPPKGSHPPKPAYPPKPPKGTTPPAFPPGYYATPTYYGNPPPPNAVPPSFEIVAPPPGKNHTTVIAVCVSLGGAFFLAFLLVGLFCFAKKKKKKVMIPAPVPCVEEEEHVQVAVVGGGRYGAEPTPVAVPVEQHGYGGGGAADIRPSYAPPGHHPSY, encoded by the coding sequence ATGGGTTACCCTTACTACTCTCCACCACCACCTTCACCTCCTCTACCATgccctccaccaccaccacctcctcctccgccaGTACACCCTTCGAAGCCATACCcaccaaaagcttcaccaccaAAGCCGTACCCACCAAAAGCATCGCCAGCAAAGCCGAGCCAACCTCCAGGACACCCTCCGAAGCCATACCcaccaaaagcttcaccaccaAAGCCGTACCCACCAAAAGCATCGCCAGCAAAGCCGAGCCAACCTCCAGGACACCCTCCGAAGCCATACCCACCAAAAGCATATCCGCCAAAAGCATCACCACCAAAGACTAGTAGTCAACCTCCCGTAGTGCAAACCCCAAAGCCATACCCTCCCAAATCATCACCACCAAAAGGCAGTCACCCACCAAAACCCGCATACCCACCAAAACCACCAAAGGGCACGACACCACCTGCATTCCCTCCTGGTTATTACGCTACACCGACTTATTACGGAAACCCTCCTCCTCCTAATGCGGTACCACCCTCATTCGAAATCGTTGCACCGCCTCCGGGGAAAAACCACACCACCGTTATCGCGGTGTGCGTTTCCCTGGGTGGTGCATTCTTCCTTGCATTCCTCTTGGTCGGTCTCTTTTGTTTTgctaagaagaaaaagaagaaagtgaTGATTCCCGCACCTGTTCCTtgtgttgaggaagaagaacatGTCCAAGTAGCAGTAGTTGGAGGAGGACGATATGGTGCTGAGCCAACTCCAGTCGCAGTTCCCGTAGAGCAACATggatatggtggtggtggtgcagcTGACATCAGACCTTCTTATGCTCCTCCTGGTCATCATCCAAGTTACTAA